From Pelosinus fermentans DSM 17108, the proteins below share one genomic window:
- a CDS encoding SIR2 family NAD-dependent protein deacylase, with the protein MSQQIQAISWPVDLIEDLALRRCIIFLGSGVSATAQNSSQERPKAWKEFLLTASELIANKKDKVHTKRLIKEGNYLLALQCIYDSIGNNQYFTLLQSEFLTPRFEPSDVHKDIVDIDPKIAITTNFDKIYDKACFSDAHTIITYDQHEGLINNLRSDQRLVIKAHGTIDAIQNMIFTKREYFAAKKNHPHFYKVLAALFMTNTILFLGCGLNDPDIALLLEHVYITTNSYKSHYAIVFDAVHPSVEKDWMESYNVKALKYGPSYEDLIPNIRNLKDAVVAYRQRRGLP; encoded by the coding sequence ATGTCACAGCAGATACAGGCAATTAGTTGGCCAGTCGACCTTATCGAAGACCTCGCGCTTAGAAGGTGTATCATATTCTTAGGCTCAGGTGTTTCGGCAACAGCGCAGAATTCAAGTCAAGAAAGACCAAAAGCGTGGAAGGAATTTCTTTTGACAGCTAGTGAATTAATTGCAAATAAAAAAGACAAAGTTCATACTAAAAGACTTATTAAGGAAGGCAACTATTTGTTAGCATTACAATGTATTTATGATTCTATAGGGAACAATCAATACTTTACACTATTACAAAGCGAATTTCTTACACCTAGATTTGAACCATCGGATGTACATAAGGATATTGTAGATATTGACCCTAAAATCGCAATTACAACGAATTTTGATAAAATATATGATAAAGCGTGTTTTAGTGATGCTCATACGATCATAACATATGATCAACATGAGGGTTTAATTAACAACTTACGCTCTGACCAACGGCTAGTCATTAAGGCACATGGTACAATTGATGCAATTCAAAACATGATATTTACAAAGCGAGAATATTTTGCAGCAAAAAAAAATCATCCACACTTTTATAAGGTTCTAGCAGCGTTATTTATGACTAATACTATCCTTTTTTTGGGATGTGGTTTAAATGACCCCGATATAGCTTTGCTTTTAGAGCATGTTTATATAACGACGAATTCCTATAAATCTCATTATGCTATAGTCTTTGATGCCGTACATCCCTCAGTAGAAAAAGATTGGATGGAAAGTTACAATGTAAAAGCGCTAAAATATGGGCCTAGTTATGAAGATTTGATTCCTAATATTAGAAATCTAAAAGATGCGGTTGTTGCTTATAGACAAAGGAGAGGATTGCCCTAA
- a CDS encoding ParA family protein yields MKVLTFFNNKGGVGKTTLSANIAAYLELELKKKVLVIDADPQSNTTQLMLDDNQLEKVYTKPQFTIYNYLQPLEMGESSINTGLQVFPAEENNYGVSLIPGHPRLSFIEDRLSEGWQKCNHDIGGLRVTNWVAGLKQRFAGQYEYIIFDVGPALSALNRSILLNSDFFIAPMGCDIFSLIGIENISEWIKLWKDLYEDALKSLKRRHPEFDFKQYHINDNIDNNFRFIGFSVQQYTTKVISGERRPINAYERIITKIPDSLEQYMSFLKPTILTMEDCNLGGIPNYFSLVPLSQTSKRPIHQLTKSDGVVGNQYAMVRNYKNLMHEICSKILKNIDIAGEQ; encoded by the coding sequence GTGAAAGTATTAACGTTTTTTAATAATAAAGGCGGAGTTGGAAAGACAACGCTATCTGCGAATATTGCAGCATATCTAGAACTAGAATTGAAAAAAAAAGTACTTGTGATTGATGCAGACCCTCAATCTAATACCACTCAATTAATGCTAGATGACAATCAGCTTGAAAAAGTCTATACAAAACCACAATTTACAATTTATAATTATCTCCAACCTTTGGAGATGGGAGAGTCCAGTATAAATACTGGATTACAGGTTTTTCCCGCAGAAGAAAATAACTATGGGGTGTCATTAATTCCAGGGCATCCCAGATTATCCTTTATAGAAGATAGATTGAGTGAAGGTTGGCAAAAATGCAATCATGATATAGGAGGGTTACGTGTCACTAATTGGGTTGCTGGATTGAAGCAACGATTTGCTGGTCAATATGAATATATAATTTTTGATGTAGGACCTGCACTTAGTGCTTTAAATAGAAGTATTTTATTAAACTCTGATTTTTTTATTGCACCAATGGGATGTGATATATTTAGTTTAATTGGAATTGAGAATATTTCAGAATGGATAAAACTCTGGAAAGATTTATATGAAGATGCTTTAAAATCTTTAAAACGTCGACATCCAGAATTTGATTTTAAGCAATATCATATTAATGACAATATTGATAACAATTTTAGATTTATTGGTTTTTCTGTACAACAGTATACTACTAAAGTGATTAGTGGGGAGAGAAGACCAATTAATGCTTATGAACGCATTATTACGAAAATACCTGATTCACTTGAACAATATATGAGTTTTCTCAAGCCAACTATCCTAACGATGGAAGATTGTAATTTGGGGGGGATTCCAAATTATTTTAGTCTTGTGCCGTTATCTCAAACTAGTAAACGGCCCATTCATCAGTTAACGAAAAGTGACGGGGTGGTCGGAAATCAATATGCGATGGTACGAAACTATAAAAATTTAATGCATGAGATATGTTCAAAGATACTGAAAAATATTGATATCGCAGGAGAACAGTAA
- a CDS encoding DNA-methyltransferase, translating into MAHRAEKTKELDYKEYNIRNSYDLNIDKLSEIDILFVSFPKAKHPYREFKKYLTFIDLIYPRINDKCNVIIFADNEILALLTFGIRNEKNLNYKRWISIRQEINNNNGSLLNETKGAVIFSKDASALKICKVRLPYTYCPSCNKTTKDYGGKKHLYHEYGTLISDVWKDITINSNDPLPQSMIKRLRDMFSIEPYSNMVSLTLWDFDWDCCLEKSIELPTLNPSKASNRKRTKINESCLILGDALKELRKIDTASVDYVFVDPPYNLKKQYTGYHDNLELEEYLLWCDQWLDECVRILKPGKYLSILNLSLWCCRHFAFLASKMDFSNWITWEGLSRPAQNIMPANYTILTMKKPHDEVIQKNVNINLPKELMPRADHYCLRESCIKKREEKFKPLTDLWTDIHRLVHNSKRYNHPCQLPPKLIGRLIAIHTKPDDIVLDCFNGVGTTTLCAQWLKRRYIGIEINKTYYNVAQDRHCNFISGLDSLPPNYSPSSLKVKNNNEERRKSPNPRITGFTKKAVQLMIRDLSKQLNKVPVLSEALEYLPVPEEFYRLYFKSWTEAVAAAKTTGMTEYKIID; encoded by the coding sequence ATGGCTCATCGAGCAGAGAAGACTAAAGAACTCGATTATAAAGAATATAACATTAGAAATTCATATGATTTAAATATAGACAAGCTTTCTGAGATAGATATTTTGTTTGTTTCTTTTCCAAAGGCTAAGCACCCTTATCGTGAATTTAAAAAGTATCTTACTTTTATAGATTTAATTTATCCTCGTATTAATGATAAGTGTAACGTAATAATTTTTGCTGATAACGAAATATTAGCATTATTAACTTTTGGCATTAGAAATGAAAAAAATCTTAACTACAAAAGATGGATTAGCATTAGGCAAGAAATAAATAATAATAATGGTAGTTTATTAAATGAGACAAAGGGTGCAGTTATTTTTTCGAAGGATGCTTCTGCACTTAAAATTTGCAAAGTTAGACTTCCATATACTTATTGTCCTTCCTGTAACAAGACTACTAAAGATTACGGTGGGAAAAAACACTTATACCATGAGTATGGTACTCTCATTAGTGACGTGTGGAAAGACATAACTATTAATAGCAATGACCCTCTTCCTCAGAGTATGATTAAGAGATTACGGGACATGTTCTCAATAGAACCTTATTCTAACATGGTATCTTTAACGTTGTGGGATTTTGATTGGGATTGTTGTCTAGAAAAATCTATAGAGTTACCAACTTTGAATCCAAGTAAAGCATCCAATAGAAAAAGAACCAAAATAAATGAAAGTTGTCTGATATTAGGCGATGCATTAAAAGAGTTGAGGAAAATTGATACTGCCTCAGTGGATTATGTATTTGTGGATCCTCCTTATAATCTAAAGAAACAATATACGGGTTATCATGACAATTTAGAACTTGAAGAATATTTATTGTGGTGTGACCAATGGCTGGATGAATGCGTTCGTATTTTAAAACCTGGTAAATACTTGTCTATTTTGAATTTATCGTTATGGTGTTGCAGACATTTCGCATTTTTAGCTTCAAAAATGGACTTTTCAAATTGGATCACATGGGAAGGATTATCTCGTCCGGCTCAAAATATTATGCCAGCAAATTATACGATATTAACAATGAAAAAACCACATGACGAGGTTATCCAGAAGAATGTGAATATAAATTTGCCTAAAGAATTGATGCCACGGGCAGATCATTATTGCTTGAGGGAGTCTTGTATAAAAAAACGTGAAGAAAAGTTTAAACCATTAACGGATCTATGGACTGATATTCATCGATTAGTGCATAATAGTAAACGTTATAATCATCCATGTCAATTGCCTCCTAAATTAATAGGACGATTAATAGCAATTCATACTAAACCAGATGATATTGTTTTAGATTGCTTTAATGGAGTTGGCACAACAACTCTTTGTGCTCAATGGCTTAAACGTAGGTATATTGGTATTGAGATCAATAAAACATATTATAATGTTGCCCAAGATCGACATTGTAATTTTATTAGTGGTTTGGACTCTCTGCCTCCCAATTATAGTCCTTCATCTCTAAAGGTTAAGAACAATAATGAGGAGAGGAGAAAATCTCCAAATCCTCGAATTACTGGGTTTACTAAAAAGGCTGTTCAGTTGATGATAAGGGATTTGTCAAAGCAGCTTAATAAAGTTCCGGTACTAAGTGAAGCATTGGAGTATCTTCCAGTACCAGAAGAGTTTTACAGATTATATTTCAAGAGTTGGACTGAAGCGGTTGCTGCCGCTAAAACTACAGGGATGACAGAGTATAAGATTATTGATTAG
- a CDS encoding DUF1643 domain-containing protein produces MTVTEKSVIKTEAIFSADKQYRYLLRKEWDKNKKKVLVIMINPSTAAEVFIDHTTMYVINNLSKLDFGAVDIVNLFPNIDGSRKTKGSIPEVDNENEKQIAASAEKADSIIIAWGSVGENNKNIQERQGNILNMLSHYEDKLFSICDDRGNSGFHPLSPKIRYDWNLIKLCIKSKEEKKQDE; encoded by the coding sequence ATGACAGTTACTGAAAAAAGTGTGATAAAGACAGAGGCTATCTTCTCGGCAGATAAACAGTATCGGTATCTATTACGGAAAGAGTGGGATAAGAATAAAAAGAAAGTCTTGGTCATCATGATTAATCCAAGTACTGCTGCGGAAGTGTTCATTGATCATACCACCATGTATGTAATTAACAATCTTTCTAAATTAGACTTTGGTGCAGTAGATATCGTGAATCTCTTTCCGAATATAGATGGAAGTAGAAAAACCAAAGGAAGTATACCAGAAGTAGACAACGAGAATGAAAAGCAAATTGCTGCATCAGCGGAAAAGGCAGATAGCATTATCATTGCATGGGGCAGTGTGGGTGAAAACAATAAGAACATTCAGGAAAGGCAAGGAAACATTCTAAATATGTTAAGTCATTATGAAGATAAGTTATTTAGCATCTGTGATGATCGTGGGAATAGTGGCTTTCATCCTTTGTCGCCTAAGATTCGATATGATTGGAATTTAATAAAACTTTGCATAAAGTCAAAAGAAGAAAAGAAACAAGATGAGTAG
- a CDS encoding helix-turn-helix domain-containing protein — protein sequence MIDKRFGQVLKALRTEKGLSQEEFALNIDLHRTYISQLERGLKSPSLRTIAKICEELGVTLVRFMEYLEQSK from the coding sequence ATGATAGATAAAAGATTTGGGCAAGTACTAAAAGCACTACGAACCGAAAAAGGCCTGAGCCAGGAAGAATTTGCTCTCAATATTGATTTGCACCGCACCTATATCAGTCAATTAGAGCGTGGTCTTAAAAGCCCCTCCTTACGGACGATAGCCAAAATATGTGAAGAACTTGGCGTTACTCTCGTCCGATTCATGGAGTACTTGGAGCAGAGCAAATAA